The following proteins are co-located in the Flammeovirga kamogawensis genome:
- a CDS encoding single-stranded DNA-binding protein has protein sequence MAGVNKVILVGNLGQDPEVRHLEGGASVATFSIATSDSYTDRDGNRQTQTEWHNIVMWRGLATIAEKYLRKGSKVYIEGKLQYRTYEKDGVTRYITDIVARDMQMLDSRQDGQSNNGGYVPPTAANAPAAQPTSTPTPAATPQATPDLSAAEGKDDLPF, from the coding sequence ATGGCTGGAGTAAATAAAGTCATCTTAGTAGGAAACTTAGGACAAGATCCTGAAGTTAGACACCTTGAAGGAGGTGCTAGTGTTGCAACATTTTCTATTGCAACTTCTGACTCTTACACTGATAGAGATGGAAATAGACAAACTCAAACAGAATGGCATAACATTGTTATGTGGAGAGGTCTAGCTACTATTGCTGAAAAATATTTAAGAAAAGGAAGTAAGGTGTATATAGAAGGTAAACTTCAGTATAGAACTTACGAAAAAGATGGTGTAACTCGTTACATTACAGATATTGTTGCTAGAGATATGCAAATGTTAGATTCTCGTCAAGATGGGCAATCTAACAACGGTGGTTACGTTCCTCCAACTGCTGCAAATGCTCCTGCTGCTCAACCTACTTCAACGCCAACTCCTGCTGCTACACCACAAGCAACACCGGATTTAAGTGCTGCAGAAGGTAAAGATGATCTACCGTTCTAA
- the mutY gene encoding A/G-specific adenine glycosylase, producing the protein MEFAEQLIHWYHQNKRDLPWRHTKDPYKIWLSEIILQQTRVQQGLPYYEKFVENFPTVQDFATADIDKILHLWQGLGYYSRARNMHIAANEVLNNWGGKFPDNYTNLLSLKGVGKYTAAAIASFAFGEKVATVDGNVYRVLSRIFDIHDDIASGKGQKVFSEVANDLISEKEPDTFNQAIMEFGAIQCSPKKPDCETCPFVQECLARKTDQIGVLPVKLKKVKVTNRYFHYIVIEVDNQFILKKRSSGDIWTGLNDFPLVASKEEQTFSIQNIEQETGLILEEGAIFKKSETFKHLLSHQRLYIDFFHVKLRSKIALPKNLFDYKWYTIEEIKSIGKPIIVENYLTTSIY; encoded by the coding sequence ATGGAATTTGCAGAGCAACTTATACATTGGTATCATCAGAATAAGAGAGACCTACCTTGGAGGCATACAAAAGACCCCTATAAGATTTGGCTATCAGAAATTATTCTCCAACAAACTAGAGTACAACAAGGGCTTCCTTATTACGAGAAGTTTGTTGAAAACTTTCCTACAGTACAAGATTTTGCTACTGCTGATATTGATAAAATCTTACATTTATGGCAAGGCTTAGGATATTATTCAAGAGCTAGAAACATGCACATTGCTGCAAATGAAGTTTTAAATAATTGGGGTGGTAAATTTCCAGATAATTATACTAATTTACTTTCTCTAAAAGGAGTAGGTAAATATACAGCCGCAGCTATTGCTTCTTTTGCATTTGGTGAAAAAGTAGCTACTGTTGATGGTAATGTCTATCGAGTTTTATCTAGAATATTTGATATACATGATGATATAGCTTCAGGAAAAGGGCAAAAAGTATTTTCTGAGGTTGCAAATGATTTAATTTCAGAAAAAGAGCCCGATACCTTTAATCAGGCAATAATGGAATTTGGAGCAATTCAATGCTCTCCAAAGAAGCCAGATTGTGAAACTTGTCCCTTTGTACAGGAGTGTTTAGCAAGAAAAACAGATCAAATTGGTGTTTTACCTGTAAAGCTAAAAAAAGTAAAAGTTACCAACAGGTATTTTCATTATATTGTCATAGAAGTTGATAATCAGTTCATCTTAAAAAAACGTTCTAGTGGCGATATTTGGACTGGCTTAAATGACTTTCCATTAGTCGCTTCAAAAGAAGAACAAACTTTTTCTATTCAAAATATAGAACAAGAAACAGGACTTATTTTAGAGGAAGGTGCAATTTTTAAAAAGAGTGAAACCTTTAAGCATTTGTTATCACATCAACGGTTATATATTGACTTTTTTCACGTAAAATTGCGCTCCAAAATAGCATTACCTAAAAATCTATTTGATTATAAATGGTATACTATTGAAGAAATAAAATCGATTGGAAAGCCGATCATTGTCGAGAATTATTTGACAACATCTATTTATTAA
- a CDS encoding DUF2062 domain-containing protein, with amino-acid sequence MALLNKIRLSVKHTFTHRVIVPIRNLLREGLTPNKLAWSFAIGLLIGSSPLLGFCTWLCILAAFVFKLNQLAIQVANYVVYPLQIIVIVPYIKLGASWFGNNAEGITMDQLQASIDQGLLSGLKEIGILMLQGGAAWLLVSILIILPLKYVLKIAFTKMLQKMNREKHAVK; translated from the coding sequence ATGGCGCTTTTAAATAAAATTAGACTTTCGGTAAAACATACATTTACTCACCGTGTTATTGTTCCTATTCGTAACCTTCTAAGAGAGGGGCTTACTCCAAATAAATTAGCTTGGAGTTTTGCTATAGGATTATTAATTGGTTCATCGCCTTTATTAGGCTTTTGCACATGGTTATGTATTCTTGCAGCATTTGTTTTTAAACTCAATCAATTAGCTATTCAGGTTGCCAATTATGTAGTTTATCCTTTACAAATTATAGTAATTGTTCCTTATATAAAATTAGGAGCATCGTGGTTTGGAAATAATGCAGAAGGCATTACTATGGATCAATTGCAAGCAAGTATAGATCAGGGGCTACTAAGTGGTTTAAAAGAAATTGGTATTTTAATGTTACAAGGTGGAGCCGCATGGTTATTGGTTTCAATACTTATTATTTTACCTCTTAAATATGTGCTCAAAATTGCATTTACTAAAATGTTACAAAAGATGAACCGTGAAAAACACGCAGTTAAGTAA
- a CDS encoding rhomboid family intramembrane serine protease has translation MNLTIILIAINVGISYYAWQNPNILDKLMMQPYMVQKKNEWYRFITSAFVHGSWMHLLFNMFTLYFFGRNIEMWFLYLLKDPILASVAYFSLFIIGAIVADIPTYLKQRNNINYRSLGASGGVSSIIFASIIYSPVNDICLYGILCFPGFIWGAIYLIYTQYQTKNLDSNINHSAHLYGAIFGIVYAIAIEPSAFSNFVNQVLSWRF, from the coding sequence ATGAACCTCACAATCATACTAATAGCAATTAATGTAGGAATTAGCTACTACGCGTGGCAAAACCCTAATATTCTAGATAAATTGATGATGCAGCCTTATATGGTTCAGAAGAAAAATGAGTGGTATCGTTTTATTACTTCTGCTTTTGTACATGGTAGCTGGATGCATCTTTTATTTAATATGTTTACACTCTATTTCTTTGGTAGAAATATTGAAATGTGGTTTTTATACCTCTTAAAAGATCCAATTTTAGCTTCTGTTGCCTATTTTAGTTTATTTATTATAGGTGCAATTGTAGCTGATATTCCAACATATTTAAAGCAACGCAATAATATCAATTACCGTTCTTTAGGAGCATCAGGAGGTGTTTCTTCTATCATTTTTGCTAGTATTATATACTCTCCCGTTAACGATATTTGCTTGTATGGAATACTTTGTTTTCCTGGTTTTATTTGGGGAGCTATTTATCTAATATATACCCAATACCAAACAAAAAACTTAGATAGTAATATCAATCATTCTGCACATTTATACGGTGCTATTTTTGGTATTGTATATGCAATAGCCATTGAGCCAAGTGCTTTTTCAAACTTTGTAAATCAGGTCCTTTCATGGCGCTTTTAA
- a CDS encoding 30S ribosomal protein S16: MAVKIRLARRGRKRRPIYNVVVADSRSPRDGRFIEKLGTYNPNTHPATIDIDAETAAKWLLDGAQPTDTARMVLSKAGAMYKKHLQVGVRKGAKTQEEADKLFDAWMSERSSAYAAELDAKAAAAEAAVKAELEAGIAARKEAAEAEKKAEAEALAAAAAAQAAKEAEAAEAEATSEEGEAEAPAEEAKEDSAE, from the coding sequence ATGGCAGTAAAAATCCGTTTGGCACGTCGTGGCCGTAAGAGAAGACCTATTTACAACGTAGTAGTAGCAGATTCAAGATCACCTCGTGATGGTCGTTTCATTGAGAAATTAGGTACTTATAACCCTAACACTCACCCTGCAACTATCGACATCGATGCTGAAACTGCTGCAAAGTGGTTATTAGATGGTGCTCAACCAACTGATACAGCTCGTATGGTTCTTTCTAAAGCTGGTGCTATGTACAAGAAACACTTACAAGTAGGTGTTCGTAAAGGTGCTAAAACTCAAGAAGAAGCAGACAAATTATTTGATGCTTGGATGTCAGAAAGATCTTCTGCATACGCTGCTGAATTAGACGCTAAAGCTGCTGCTGCTGAAGCTGCTGTTAAAGCTGAATTAGAAGCTGGTATCGCTGCTCGTAAAGAAGCTGCTGAAGCTGAGAAAAAAGCTGAGGCTGAAGCACTTGCTGCTGCCGCTGCTGCTCAAGCTGCAAAAGAAGCTGAGGCTGCTGAAGCAGAAGCAACATCTGAAGAAGGTGAAGCTGAAGCTCCTGCTGAAGAAGCAAAAGAAGATTCTGCTGAGTAA
- a CDS encoding DsrE family protein: MERHIVGVVLASIFITMTLAFEKYGEDSFVFHVESKEHLEEVLSTTDSLETNEKIKFHKAEVIVCGDALSSIMDDVDTMKRIASIDPDRIQLSICQSSIDKHNINIEEFPQQVNIISNGLVRFLELQESGYKGIDMQ, encoded by the coding sequence ATGGAAAGGCATATAGTAGGTGTCGTACTAGCTTCAATTTTTATCACAATGACTCTCGCTTTTGAAAAATATGGAGAAGATAGCTTTGTTTTTCACGTAGAAAGCAAAGAACATTTAGAAGAAGTTTTGTCGACTACAGATTCACTAGAAACAAATGAAAAAATAAAATTTCATAAAGCAGAAGTTATTGTCTGCGGAGATGCATTGAGTAGTATTATGGATGATGTAGATACAATGAAAAGGATTGCATCTATTGATCCAGATAGAATTCAATTATCAATTTGTCAATCATCTATTGATAAGCATAATATTAATATAGAAGAGTTTCCTCAACAGGTAAATATAATATCTAATGGCCTTGTAAGGTTTTTAGAGTTACAAGAATCTGGTTATAAAGGTATAGATATGCAATAA
- a CDS encoding carboxypeptidase-like regulatory domain-containing protein encodes MNKKLSQFLIIAFLIFNFSSFAQEKKKFDYIKNRESLIQDSFAGSKNIDVENWLFEFSCIDTLLTKGILGNNIEKKYALQLDSIYLYNENDRDHLEGKYIAECKDISGKNYKTEEELKKRVDQFVNAFKGLPLNLIGIGYVGYNINEKPKSFLQNNDNLIKAIIKNSNNESIPFVSIGIIGTEYSTISDQEGNFRLKVPTLKEENTLVTFRHLGYKEQQILLSDLIHLKKITLQANEELLEEVIVKDDLGNIKRKIIGDKGKTHTFGGIQATKNEGIEIAKRFDTKKQKIYLNSIGVYISNIYQNDFTLLVNIYEEKAETALPGKSLLKQQVIVSSNLQKGWLKINMNEYNIMINKPFYISFQWTTDDVLTPSIGISGKQGLFRKSSFNEWIDSEKFKWMIQAEVTYIKNNL; translated from the coding sequence ATGAATAAAAAACTAAGTCAATTTCTCATAATTGCTTTTCTAATATTTAACTTCTCTTCTTTTGCACAGGAAAAGAAAAAATTTGATTATATCAAAAATAGAGAAAGCCTGATTCAGGACTCATTTGCAGGATCTAAAAATATTGATGTTGAAAACTGGTTGTTTGAATTTAGTTGTATTGATACTCTTTTAACAAAAGGGATATTGGGGAATAATATTGAAAAAAAATACGCTCTTCAATTAGATAGTATATACTTATATAATGAAAATGATAGAGATCATTTAGAGGGGAAATACATTGCAGAATGTAAAGATATCTCTGGTAAAAATTATAAAACAGAAGAAGAACTAAAGAAAAGGGTTGATCAATTTGTGAATGCATTTAAAGGTTTACCTCTCAATTTAATAGGTATTGGATATGTAGGTTATAATATAAACGAAAAACCTAAGTCATTTTTACAAAACAACGATAACTTAATAAAAGCAATTATTAAAAATAGTAACAACGAATCAATTCCTTTTGTATCTATAGGAATAATTGGAACAGAATATTCTACAATTTCAGATCAAGAGGGTAACTTTAGACTAAAAGTACCAACCTTAAAAGAAGAAAACACTTTAGTAACATTTCGTCATTTAGGATATAAAGAACAGCAAATCTTACTTTCTGATTTAATACACCTCAAAAAAATTACACTTCAGGCAAATGAAGAATTATTAGAGGAAGTAATTGTAAAGGATGATTTGGGAAATATAAAAAGAAAGATAATAGGAGATAAAGGTAAAACACATACTTTTGGTGGTATCCAAGCTACTAAAAATGAAGGAATAGAAATAGCTAAACGATTTGATACAAAAAAACAAAAAATTTACCTTAATAGTATAGGAGTATACATTAGTAATATTTATCAAAATGATTTTACTTTATTAGTGAATATCTATGAAGAAAAAGCTGAAACAGCCTTGCCAGGAAAATCTTTATTAAAACAACAGGTAATAGTAAGTTCAAATCTTCAAAAAGGTTGGTTGAAGATAAATATGAATGAATATAATATTATGATTAATAAACCTTTTTATATTTCTTTCCAATGGACAACAGATGATGTACTTACACCTTCAATAGGAATATCAGGTAAACAAGGTTTATTCCGTAAATCTTCTTTTAATGAATGGATAGATAGTGAAAAGTTTAAATGGATGATACAAGCTGAGGTAACTTATATTAAAAACAACTTATAA
- a CDS encoding TlpA family protein disulfide reductase: MRKSITIFFTFLSTLLSCQTQQKTTIKIKTNAQNVNVKSLKEKVINSDTISSLIDIKEPQYITIEIDDQFLSVYSSPYSQIEIEHDNTGINFKGDYKRFNTALYELRQIDKSDYYFETNLPINQYYQYRDSIDQLIKNISVHELNNDEKELFDLEVKTYQLLSKFNAILVRDYINKENNFTNQEEETVLKEIFNQNQYLETGSGPYQSLSTGLMYTFLDFRERELKTNPFENTIDNINIPSNILEVIQAIAIKVLLQSTSDITLIDQTILNYQQKFPISPYIEEFKNDYQDYVKLKKGGQAKDIIAFNSKGDSVSLFTYKEQILILDVWATWCPPCLKAFEGINELEQKYSNKNISFLKVSIDNDFEKWKKSKYVEEGNHHYNIPRSSLNSFFNDYRIKTISRYIIIDKNRRFINAHAKLNELDSIIQNNI; the protein is encoded by the coding sequence ATGAGGAAATCAATCACTATTTTTTTTACTTTCTTAAGTACATTATTGAGCTGTCAAACTCAACAGAAAACTACTATCAAAATCAAAACTAATGCTCAAAATGTAAATGTAAAATCTCTTAAGGAGAAAGTTATCAATTCGGATACTATATCTTCTCTTATTGATATCAAAGAGCCTCAATATATCACTATTGAAATTGATGATCAATTTCTCTCTGTTTACAGTTCTCCTTATTCACAAATTGAAATAGAGCATGATAATACAGGAATAAATTTTAAAGGTGATTACAAAAGATTTAATACAGCTCTTTATGAATTAAGACAGATCGATAAGAGTGACTACTATTTTGAAACAAATTTACCTATCAATCAATATTATCAGTATCGAGATAGTATCGATCAACTTATTAAAAATATTTCAGTACATGAACTCAATAATGATGAAAAAGAGCTATTTGACCTTGAAGTTAAAACCTATCAATTACTCTCTAAGTTCAATGCTATTTTAGTTCGAGATTATATCAACAAAGAAAATAACTTTACTAACCAAGAGGAAGAGACAGTATTAAAAGAAATCTTTAATCAAAATCAATACTTAGAAACAGGTAGTGGACCTTATCAATCATTATCAACTGGGTTAATGTATACATTTTTAGACTTTAGGGAAAGAGAATTAAAAACAAACCCTTTTGAAAATACCATTGATAATATAAATATACCTTCAAATATACTTGAAGTAATCCAAGCAATAGCCATCAAAGTTTTATTACAATCCACAAGTGATATTACTTTAATTGATCAAACTATTTTAAACTATCAGCAAAAATTCCCTATTTCCCCTTATATAGAAGAGTTCAAAAATGATTATCAAGATTATGTCAAGCTTAAAAAGGGTGGACAAGCAAAAGATATTATAGCCTTTAATTCCAAAGGTGATTCTGTTTCTTTATTTACTTATAAAGAGCAAATACTCATTTTAGACGTTTGGGCTACTTGGTGTCCTCCTTGCTTAAAAGCCTTTGAGGGTATCAATGAACTTGAGCAAAAATATTCAAATAAAAATATTTCCTTTCTTAAAGTTTCAATTGATAATGATTTTGAGAAATGGAAAAAATCAAAATATGTAGAAGAGGGTAACCATCATTACAATATCCCTAGATCGTCATTAAATTCTTTTTTTAATGACTATAGAATAAAAACGATTAGTAGGTATATTATTATTGATAAAAATAGACGATTTATTAATGCTCATGCAAAACTAAATGAACTAGATTCCATCATTCAAAATAACATTTAG